Proteins from one Pithys albifrons albifrons isolate INPA30051 chromosome 2, PitAlb_v1, whole genome shotgun sequence genomic window:
- the GNMT gene encoding glycine N-methyltransferase has translation MVDSVYRTRSLGVAAEGLPDQYADGRAARVWQLYIGDTRGRTAEYRSWLLALLRQHRCRSVLDVACGTGVDSIMLLEEGFQVTSVDASDKMLKYALKERWERRKEEPFDRWVIEEANWLTLEKDLEKPGDGFDAVICLGNSFAHLPDFKGDQSDHKLALRNIASMVRPGGVLVIDHRNYDHILATGCAPPGKNIYYKSDLTKDITTSVLLVNNKAHMVTLDYTVQVPPTEVGADPELSKFRLSYYPHRLEAFTALLKGAFQGKCQHSVLGDFQPYTPGQAHVPCYFIHVVKKTA, from the exons ATGGTGGACAGCGTGTACCGGACGCGGTCGCTGGGGGTGGCTGCGGAGGGGCTGCCGGACCAGTACGCGGATGGACGGGCGGCCCGCGTGTGGCAGCTGTACATCGGGGACACGCGGGGCCGCACGGCCGAGTACCGCAGTTGGCTCCTGGCGCTGCTCCGCCAGCACCGCTGCCGCTCCGTCCTCGACGTGGCCTGCGGCACCGG GGTGGACTCCATCATGCTGCTCGAGGAGGGCTTCCAGGTGACCAGCGTCGACGCCAGCGACAAGATGCTGAAGTACGCGCTGAAAGAACGCTGGGAGCGGCGCAAAGAGGAGCCCTTCGACCGATGGG TCATTGAGGAGGCCAACTGGCTCAcactggagaaggacctggagaAGCCAGGGGATGGGTTTGATGCAGTCATCTGCCTTGGCAACTCCTTTGCACACCTGCCTGATTTCAAAG GGGACCAGAGTGACCACAAGCTGGCCCTGAGGAACATTGCCAGCATGGTGCGGCCTGGGGGTGTCCTGGTCATTGACCACCGCAACTATGATCACATCCTGGCCACAGGCTGCGCACCACCTGGCAAGAACATCTACTACAAG AGTGACTTGACCAAGGACATCACcacctcagtgctgctggtAAACAACAAGGCACACATGGTGACCCTGGACTACACGGTGCAGGTCCCCCCTACTGAGGTGGGGGCAGACCCAGAGCTGAG CAAGTTTCGGCTCTCATACTACCCGCACCGGCTGGAGGccttcacagctctgctgaaaggTGCCTTCCAGGGAAAGTGCCAGCACAGTGTCCTGGGTGACTTCCAACCGTACACACCAGGACAGGCCCACGTACCCTGCTACTTCATCCATGTTGTGAAGAAGACAGCCTGA